Proteins co-encoded in one Fusobacterium sp. DD2 genomic window:
- a CDS encoding tail protein X, which translates to MKVKVYTTISGDTWDLISYKVYGSEKYFTNLIRANPALIGIAIFDSGISIIVPDIPLETYQSDTLPPWKR; encoded by the coding sequence ATGAAAGTTAAAGTATACACAACTATAAGCGGCGATACCTGGGATTTAATCAGTTACAAGGTGTATGGCTCAGAAAAATATTTCACTAATCTTATCCGTGCTAATCCTGCACTGATAGGAATAGCAATATTTGACTCGGGAATTTCGATAATAGTTCCAGATATCCCGTTAGAAACATATCAGTCAGATACATTGCCACCATGGAAGAGGTGA
- a CDS encoding phage tail tape measure protein produces MAKQMDLQWIMGVAGVAEVVDSFKKVSSTTKDMAEQNKVLSKTQKKLENLDKVKKNYEGLNKEYLNACSNLKKLKTEYERTGGQNAQFAKHVKDAEKYVDRLNKQKERQRHVFEAARSALEKEGYTLENYKSKLADVNKQLAKQQEYEKTLTRIKKNNDLAKQFSDKGGKQIARGLKIGATLLIPVKLYADLEESQADLKKMIDFKDKAEEEAYFAQIRKLSENSPLKQTEVYEIAGAAAQSGVAKEDIVAFTERAMKLKVAFDMSTEAAGEFIAKSKNQLGLTQKQTFAFADVINYMADNTAAHADQLVEISNRVGGLARTQNVSKEANVAFGATLLSMGTSAEVASTGLKQLYLQLGKGADSQKKAIAFEYLGLNPDQVHKDMAKDAEGTIIRVLEKINQLKAEDKAAVINDIFGEQAINSVATLATNVDKVKENLKLAKSEMTEGSVDTEYANRMNTLTNTFKQAFNSISNILADMGKSLAPEIKESLKSFTVTLSKIANFVKENPKLTMGIMKAVGAFALFSITVGATNKMIGNVIPMFSWLNKGIAAFKLGGISNALRTMFPLLSKTFSFLFGGLMKFVKIIKIVGLALKAAFISNPVGLMKFVKIIKIVGLALKAAFISNPVGLIILAVVAAIAIFVVLYKKVDWFRAGVIRIFNGLKQYFTGIWKVIKGVFTLNFGLIKEGFGDMVDGYGDIFGGLFDIISNVWDRILGFLESMFPGITERIQSLLESIKKIFGGLFDYFRGFWEIVIGIFTGNFELVKKGFEDLIGGIKKMFDGLVDIVTGVWNKITGLFDDTDEKTEQLKNAAENVKTTVPAEEFKNLATSRSISIAGSNRNILPGPADTMKGTKLAVTAAKLNTQVASSPTNIVSKDNNQFTINITANGGDPNDIANAVKKAIAEMENKKKRTAII; encoded by the coding sequence ATGGCTAAACAGATGGATTTGCAATGGATTATGGGAGTTGCTGGAGTTGCTGAGGTAGTAGATAGCTTTAAAAAAGTAAGTAGTACAACTAAAGATATGGCTGAGCAAAATAAGGTTTTATCAAAGACGCAGAAAAAACTTGAGAATTTAGACAAAGTAAAGAAGAATTATGAAGGGCTAAATAAGGAGTATCTTAATGCTTGTAGCAATCTGAAAAAGTTAAAGACTGAGTACGAAAGAACAGGCGGACAGAACGCCCAATTTGCTAAGCATGTAAAGGACGCAGAAAAGTATGTTGATAGATTAAATAAACAGAAAGAACGTCAAAGACACGTGTTTGAAGCTGCACGTTCAGCATTAGAGAAAGAAGGATATACTCTTGAAAATTACAAGAGTAAACTAGCTGATGTAAATAAGCAACTGGCAAAACAACAGGAATATGAAAAAACATTGACGAGAATAAAGAAAAACAATGATTTGGCTAAACAATTTTCAGATAAAGGTGGTAAGCAAATAGCCCGAGGTCTTAAAATTGGAGCAACTCTCCTTATACCTGTCAAACTTTATGCGGATCTGGAAGAGTCCCAAGCAGACTTGAAAAAAATGATTGATTTTAAAGATAAGGCCGAAGAGGAAGCCTATTTTGCTCAAATCAGAAAGCTATCAGAGAATTCGCCTCTTAAGCAAACAGAAGTTTATGAGATAGCCGGAGCTGCAGCACAATCCGGTGTGGCTAAGGAGGATATAGTGGCCTTTACTGAAAGAGCTATGAAATTAAAAGTGGCTTTTGATATGAGTACTGAAGCTGCTGGAGAATTTATAGCGAAGAGTAAAAATCAATTAGGTCTTACACAAAAACAAACATTTGCTTTTGCTGATGTAATTAACTATATGGCAGATAATACAGCTGCACATGCTGACCAGCTGGTAGAAATATCTAACCGGGTAGGAGGTCTAGCAAGGACACAAAATGTATCTAAAGAAGCAAACGTGGCATTTGGTGCTACATTACTGTCAATGGGTACAAGTGCAGAAGTAGCAAGTACTGGATTAAAACAATTGTATTTACAGCTTGGAAAGGGAGCCGATTCACAGAAAAAAGCAATCGCTTTCGAGTACTTAGGATTAAATCCAGATCAGGTACATAAGGATATGGCAAAAGACGCAGAAGGAACAATAATAAGAGTGCTTGAAAAAATTAATCAACTAAAGGCGGAAGATAAAGCAGCAGTGATTAATGATATATTTGGCGAGCAAGCAATCAACTCTGTAGCAACATTAGCTACAAACGTTGACAAGGTAAAGGAAAATCTTAAACTTGCAAAATCAGAGATGACAGAAGGCTCAGTAGATACTGAGTATGCTAATAGAATGAACACCCTTACAAACACTTTCAAGCAAGCATTTAACTCAATCTCTAATATATTAGCAGATATGGGTAAGAGCTTAGCTCCTGAGATAAAGGAAAGCTTGAAAAGTTTTACAGTTACACTTTCTAAGATTGCAAATTTTGTAAAGGAAAACCCTAAATTAACAATGGGCATAATGAAAGCAGTTGGAGCATTTGCACTATTTAGTATTACGGTAGGAGCTACCAATAAAATGATTGGTAATGTGATACCAATGTTCAGTTGGTTGAATAAAGGAATTGCAGCATTTAAACTTGGTGGTATTAGTAATGCCCTGCGTACTATGTTTCCATTATTATCTAAAACGTTTTCGTTCTTATTTGGTGGACTAATGAAGTTTGTAAAGATTATAAAAATAGTTGGGTTAGCCCTTAAAGCTGCATTTATAAGTAATCCTGTGGGACTAATGAAGTTTGTAAAGATTATAAAAATAGTTGGGTTAGCCCTTAAAGCTGCATTTATAAGTAATCCTGTGGGACTAATCATTCTAGCAGTAGTTGCTGCTATTGCTATTTTTGTAGTGTTGTATAAAAAAGTAGACTGGTTTAGAGCTGGAGTAATACGGATATTTAATGGCCTTAAACAGTATTTCACTGGAATCTGGAAAGTAATCAAAGGAGTATTTACTTTAAATTTTGGACTTATAAAAGAAGGCTTCGGAGATATGGTGGATGGATATGGTGATATATTTGGTGGCCTATTTGATATAATCTCAAATGTTTGGGATAGAATACTTGGGTTTTTAGAATCAATGTTTCCAGGTATAACCGAAAGAATTCAGTCTTTACTGGAGAGTATTAAGAAGATTTTTGGCGGCCTATTTGATTACTTCAGAGGATTTTGGGAAATAGTAATAGGAATATTTACTGGAAACTTTGAACTTGTAAAGAAAGGGTTTGAGGACTTAATAGGTGGCATAAAGAAGATGTTTGACGGCTTAGTAGACATAGTTACAGGGGTATGGAATAAAATAACTGGACTATTTGATGATACTGACGAAAAGACGGAGCAGTTAAAGAATGCCGCAGAGAATGTAAAAACTACAGTCCCAGCGGAAGAATTTAAAAATTTAGCTACTTCAAGAAGTATCAGTATTGCTGGAAGTAATAGAAATATTTTACCGGGACCAGCTGACACTATGAAAGGAACAAAACTGGCTGTTACAGCTGCTAAATTAAATACTCAAGTTGCATCTTCTCCAACAAATATAGTATCCAAGGATAACAATCAGTTCACTATAAATATAACTGCTAACGGAGGAGATCCTAATGATATAGCTAATGCTGTTAAAAAAGCAATAGCTGAAATGGAGAATAAAAAGAAAAGGACGGCGATTATTTGA